A region from the Anaeromyxobacter diazotrophicus genome encodes:
- the rimM gene encoding ribosome maturation factor RimM (Essential for efficient processing of 16S rRNA), producing MEPVRIGKVVRAIGLDGLVGVAGSEGALGGLERVALLRGDGPAQERRVVLARPQGRVWAVQLEGVRGRDAAEALVGSVVLAWREDLGEAGQDRHFWADLEGLPVVTVGGEAVGTVTGLYETGAVDVLVVTGRRGEVLLPLAPYVTVDRAAGRVVVDPPEGLLELAGEGREPEGGPGRGE from the coding sequence GTGGAGCCGGTCCGCATCGGGAAGGTGGTCCGGGCGATCGGCCTCGACGGGCTGGTGGGCGTGGCCGGGTCGGAGGGCGCGCTGGGCGGCCTCGAGCGCGTGGCGCTGCTGCGCGGCGACGGACCGGCGCAGGAGCGCCGGGTGGTGCTGGCCCGGCCGCAGGGGCGGGTGTGGGCGGTGCAGCTGGAGGGCGTCCGCGGCCGCGACGCCGCGGAGGCGCTGGTCGGGTCGGTGGTGCTCGCGTGGCGCGAGGACCTCGGCGAGGCGGGGCAGGATCGGCACTTCTGGGCCGATCTGGAGGGCCTGCCGGTGGTGACGGTGGGTGGAGAGGCGGTCGGGACGGTCACCGGCCTGTACGAGACGGGCGCGGTGGACGTGCTGGTGGTGACCGGGCGGCGCGGCGAGGTGCTCCTGCCGCTCGCGCCCTACGTCACGGTGGACCGCGCGGCGGGGCGGGTGGTGGTGGATCCACCGGAGGGGCTCTTGGAGCTGGCAGGCGAGGGACGCGAGCCGGAGGGAGGTCCCGGGCGAGGCGAGTGA
- the rplQ gene encoding 50S ribosomal protein L17, producing the protein MKHRVVGRRLDRTTEHRTAMFRNMVTSLFRHERIVTTTPKAKEMKRFADKFITLAKQGTAHARRQANRDVRDVEVLNKLFDTLGPRFKARAGGYTRIIHMGRRAGDAADMSMIELVERSAPAAAEGEGEEPKAKKKAKAPAAEKSA; encoded by the coding sequence ATGAAGCACCGCGTCGTCGGCCGCAGGCTCGACCGCACCACCGAGCACCGCACGGCCATGTTCCGCAACATGGTGACCAGCCTCTTCCGCCACGAGCGGATCGTCACCACCACGCCCAAGGCGAAGGAGATGAAGCGCTTCGCCGACAAGTTCATCACGCTCGCCAAGCAGGGCACCGCGCACGCGCGGCGGCAGGCAAACCGCGACGTCCGTGACGTCGAGGTGCTGAACAAGCTGTTCGACACGCTCGGGCCCCGCTTCAAGGCGCGCGCCGGCGGCTACACCCGCATCATTCACATGGGCCGCCGCGCCGGCGACGCCGCCGACATGTCCATGATCGAGCTCGTCGAGCGCAGCGCGCCCGCCGCGGCCGAGGGCGAGGGCGAGGAGCCGAAGGCCAAGAAGAAGGCGAAGGCCCCCGCGGCCGAGAAGTCCGCCTAG
- a CDS encoding KH domain-containing protein produces MRDLVVWLAQQLVQDKGAVKVDALERDRSTVLELTVAPDDLGRVIGRGGRTAKALRTVVDLAARREGRRAVLDILD; encoded by the coding sequence ATGCGCGACCTCGTCGTCTGGCTCGCCCAGCAGCTCGTCCAGGACAAGGGCGCCGTGAAGGTCGACGCCCTCGAGCGCGATCGCTCGACGGTGCTCGAGCTGACGGTGGCCCCCGACGACCTCGGCCGCGTCATCGGCCGCGGCGGCCGCACCGCCAAGGCGCTGCGGACCGTGGTCGACCTGGCGGCGCGCCGCGAGGGGCGGCGGGCCGTGCTCGACATCCTCGACTAG
- the rpsP gene encoding 30S ribosomal protein S16: MAVVLRLSRAGTHKAPFYHVVATDSRNARDGKYLEDVGVYDPTQRPERIELKTERIEHWLKVGAKPSQTVAMVLKRAKKAAPAAGAAASK, encoded by the coding sequence ATGGCAGTGGTCCTGCGGCTGAGCCGAGCCGGTACGCACAAGGCGCCCTTCTATCACGTGGTCGCGACCGACTCGCGCAACGCCCGCGACGGCAAGTACCTCGAGGACGTGGGCGTGTACGACCCCACGCAGCGCCCGGAGCGCATCGAGCTCAAGACCGAGCGCATCGAGCACTGGCTCAAGGTCGGCGCGAAGCCCAGCCAGACGGTGGCGATGGTGCTGAAGCGCGCCAAGAAGGCGGCGCCCGCCGCCGGCGCGGCCGCGTCCAAGTAG
- the trmD gene encoding tRNA (guanosine(37)-N1)-methyltransferase TrmD gives MAKLEVEILTLFPRMCTGYLGESILGKAQESGLLAVHVADVRDHASGKHRVADDAPYGGGAGMVMKPEPLIAAVEAARERLPGARVFLTSPRGVRLDQALARQVAEEGRAIVACGRYEGVDERVRSVVDVEVSLGDFVLTGGELAALALVDAAARFIPGVLGNASSAGEESFSGEGGLLEHPHYTRPPSYRGMKVPEVLLSGDHRRIERWRRREALRVTRERRPDLFARLTPTEQDLRLLEAADDEL, from the coding sequence GTGGCGAAGCTGGAAGTCGAGATCCTGACGCTGTTCCCCCGCATGTGCACGGGGTACCTGGGGGAGAGCATCCTCGGGAAGGCGCAGGAGAGCGGCCTCCTCGCGGTGCACGTGGCCGACGTGCGCGACCACGCCTCGGGCAAGCACCGGGTGGCCGACGACGCGCCCTACGGGGGCGGCGCCGGGATGGTGATGAAGCCGGAGCCGCTCATCGCCGCCGTCGAGGCGGCCCGCGAGCGGTTGCCGGGCGCGAGGGTCTTCCTCACCAGCCCGCGCGGCGTCCGGCTCGACCAGGCGCTGGCGCGCCAGGTGGCGGAGGAGGGCAGGGCGATCGTCGCCTGCGGACGTTACGAGGGCGTCGACGAGCGGGTGCGGTCGGTGGTGGACGTGGAGGTGTCGCTGGGAGACTTCGTGCTCACCGGCGGAGAGCTGGCGGCGCTGGCGCTGGTGGACGCGGCGGCGCGGTTCATCCCGGGGGTGCTCGGCAACGCGAGCTCCGCCGGGGAAGAGAGCTTCTCGGGAGAGGGCGGGCTGCTCGAGCACCCGCACTACACCCGGCCCCCTTCGTACCGGGGGATGAAGGTTCCGGAGGTCCTGCTGTCCGGGGATCACCGGCGGATCGAGCGGTGGCGGCGGCGCGAGGCGCTGCGCGTCACCCGCGAGCGGCGGCCGGACCTCTTCGCGAGGCTGACGCCGACGGAACAGGACCTCCGCCTCCTCGAGGCGGCGGACGACGAGCTGTAA
- a CDS encoding phosphatase PAP2 family protein, producing MPPLYAHDPFLAVHHALQRPWLDLPAAVLSVACEGWAQALLGLALFAWLERDLRRLAVAYLPVALGLAAGGAAVQQLKELFATPRPLAIYGPAQVRVGLEPLFQLGFPSGHASAVATLAACALLAYGRRVRWVLVLALLGGLSRVYLGAHWVADVAGGWALGALVGASTHLLWHRAARVLLALGAGRESDGCAGP from the coding sequence ATGCCGCCGCTCTACGCGCACGACCCCTTCCTGGCGGTCCACCACGCGCTGCAGCGACCCTGGCTCGACCTGCCCGCCGCCGTCCTCTCCGTCGCGTGCGAGGGCTGGGCGCAGGCGCTGCTCGGGCTGGCGCTCTTCGCCTGGCTCGAGCGCGACCTGCGGCGGCTCGCCGTCGCCTACCTGCCGGTCGCGCTCGGGCTCGCCGCCGGCGGCGCGGCGGTCCAGCAGCTCAAGGAGCTCTTCGCGACGCCCCGGCCGCTCGCCATCTATGGCCCGGCCCAGGTCAGGGTGGGGCTCGAGCCGCTCTTCCAGCTCGGATTCCCGAGCGGCCACGCGAGCGCCGTCGCGACCCTGGCCGCCTGCGCGCTCCTCGCCTACGGGCGGCGGGTGAGGTGGGTGCTGGTCCTCGCCCTTCTGGGGGGACTGTCCCGCGTCTACCTGGGCGCGCACTGGGTCGCGGACGTCGCGGGCGGCTGGGCGCTCGGCGCGCTGGTCGGCGCCTCGACGCACCTCCTGTGGCACCGCGCGGCGCGGGTGCTCCTCGCGCTCGGGGCGGGTCGCGAGTCGGACGGGTGCGCCGGTCCTTGA